The Candidatus Methylomirabilota bacterium genome includes the window TGGCCTGTCAAGCCAGAGGCCGCGGGTTCAAGTCCCGTCGACCCCGCCACCTTCATCGCCGCCTCCTTCGCGGCTTTTCGTCGGACCGCCGGGCGGTTCGGGGCCAGATCCCCGGGCCGCCCGTCGTCGTCTGGCGAGTGCCCGGATGCGCCAGCCCCGATCACGGCGCGCGCTTCTGTCTACGTCCGGCCTTCCGGGTCAGGTCCCGGACCACGCGGATCAGGGTGTCCGGATTCACGGGCTTCACGAGATGGCCGGCGAACCCGTGGGCCCAGGTGTTGATGTAGTCCGCGGCGGCGCCGAGCGCCGTGACGGCGAGGACGGGGATCTTCCGCCATCGGAGATCGGCCTCGAGGTGCCGCGCCAACGCCAGGCCGTCGAGCTGGGGCATCAGCAGATCGCACAGGATGATGTGGGGCCGCTCG containing:
- a CDS encoding response regulator, yielding GLPRSLRGARRSAARRGSATSSAPLRGLVVLVVEDHADTRELLRRTLEHAGARTVLAEDGRAALDLLEHAHERPHIILCDLLMPQLDGLALARHLEADLRWRKIPVLAVTALGAAADYINTWAHGFAGHLVKPVNPDTLIRVVRDLTRKAGRRQKRAP